A genomic stretch from Marinobacter fonticola includes:
- the rsmG gene encoding 16S rRNA (guanine(527)-N(7))-methyltransferase RsmG: MSAPIDTAWPAQLEAGLQRLEIALDPVTQEGQLAFLGLLQKWNKAYNLTAVRDPSQMVSRQLLDSLAIMPYIHADAVLDVGAGGGLPGIPLALAFPERRFTLLDSNSKKTRFLTQCVLELGLDNVEVIHARAEDVCPQQPFQQITSRAFTALENLVDWCGHMLAQDGQFLAMKGQFPDDELAALPSAWQLADNIELTIPGCGGARHLLIIDRVRTTGG, translated from the coding sequence ATGAGTGCGCCTATCGATACCGCCTGGCCGGCGCAGTTGGAAGCCGGCTTACAGCGCCTTGAGATCGCACTCGATCCGGTGACCCAGGAAGGCCAACTGGCGTTTTTGGGGTTACTGCAGAAGTGGAACAAAGCCTATAACCTGACCGCGGTGCGGGATCCCTCGCAAATGGTATCGCGCCAGTTGCTCGACAGCTTGGCGATCATGCCTTATATCCATGCGGATGCCGTGCTGGATGTTGGCGCGGGCGGCGGTCTACCCGGTATTCCGCTGGCTTTGGCGTTTCCCGAGCGCCGATTCACCCTGCTCGACAGCAATAGTAAGAAAACCCGCTTCCTCACCCAATGTGTGCTTGAATTGGGTTTGGACAATGTCGAGGTGATCCATGCCCGGGCCGAGGACGTCTGTCCGCAGCAGCCTTTCCAGCAAATCACCAGCCGTGCGTTCACCGCTCTGGAAAATCTGGTCGACTGGTGCGGGCATATGCTGGCGCAGGATGGCCAGTTTCTGGCCATGAAGGGACAGTTCCCCGATGATGAACTGGCTGCGCTGCCCAGCGCCTGGCAATTAGCGGACAATATCGAGCTGACGATTCCCGGTTGTGGCGGGGCACGTCACTTGCTTATCATTGATCGCGTTCGGACGACAGGAGGCTAA
- a CDS encoding DUF3833 domain-containing protein, with protein MQSYFRGRFGGGAKGLIGVIFGCGLISGCTGPALTDYAGQQPVLEPRTFFQGELTARGIVKDFSGEVIRTFDADITASWNAQGVGTLDEEFRFDDGEVQTRIWKLEPVETGYRATAGDVVEPGLMQWRGNALHMNYVLEVPYGDGTLDVRMDDWMYAVTPDTVVNETEMSKWGVTVGEIVLVIQRQTPDEQ; from the coding sequence ATGCAAAGTTACTTTCGGGGGCGCTTTGGGGGTGGTGCGAAAGGTCTCATCGGCGTAATTTTCGGTTGTGGACTGATCAGTGGCTGCACGGGACCGGCGTTGACCGATTACGCGGGTCAGCAGCCGGTACTTGAACCGCGCACGTTCTTTCAGGGTGAACTAACCGCGCGGGGAATCGTCAAAGACTTTTCCGGCGAAGTAATCCGCACGTTCGATGCCGATATCACGGCGAGCTGGAACGCGCAGGGTGTCGGCACCCTCGACGAAGAATTCCGCTTCGACGATGGCGAAGTCCAGACTCGTATATGGAAGCTGGAGCCCGTCGAAACCGGCTACCGGGCGACCGCTGGCGATGTGGTCGAGCCTGGGCTGATGCAATGGCGCGGGAATGCCCTCCACATGAATTATGTCCTGGAAGTGCCATACGGCGATGGCACCCTGGACGTGCGTATGGATGACTGGATGTATGCGGTTACGCCCGACACGGTGGTCAACGAAACCGAGATGAGCAAGTGGGGCGTAACGGTGGGCGAGATTGTTCTGGTGATTCAGCGGCAAACGCCGGATGAACAATAA
- a CDS encoding ParA family protein, giving the protein MARVIAVTNQKGGVGKTTTCVNLAASLSATKRRVLLVDMDPQGNATMGSGVDKNALGLSGYDVLTKRQSAADVIVHAEASGYDILPANGDLTAAEVELMNEIGREHRLRLQLNSVRDRYDYILVDCPPSLNLLTVNALSAADSVLIPMQCEYYALEGLAALMNTVEQIQETVNPQLALEGILRTMYDPRNSLTLDVSAQLNEYFGDKVYKAVIPRNVRLAEAPSYGVPALKYDRTSKGAIAYLALAGEMVRRNGQQRPTQPVAV; this is encoded by the coding sequence ATGGCGCGAGTCATCGCGGTGACTAACCAGAAAGGCGGTGTGGGTAAGACCACCACTTGCGTGAATCTGGCAGCCTCCCTAAGCGCGACCAAGCGTCGCGTATTGCTGGTGGATATGGATCCGCAGGGAAACGCGACGATGGGCAGCGGCGTGGACAAGAATGCCCTGGGCCTGTCAGGCTATGACGTGCTCACAAAACGCCAGTCGGCTGCCGATGTCATCGTGCATGCGGAGGCCTCCGGCTACGATATTCTACCGGCCAACGGTGACCTGACCGCGGCGGAAGTCGAGTTGATGAACGAGATTGGCCGTGAGCACCGCCTGCGTTTGCAGCTCAATAGCGTGCGGGATCGCTACGACTATATTCTGGTGGACTGTCCGCCGTCGCTGAACCTGTTGACGGTCAATGCGCTATCGGCGGCCGATAGTGTGCTGATTCCCATGCAGTGCGAGTACTATGCGCTGGAAGGTTTGGCGGCATTGATGAACACGGTGGAGCAGATCCAGGAAACCGTGAACCCGCAGCTGGCGCTGGAAGGGATCCTGCGTACCATGTACGACCCACGTAACAGCCTGACGCTGGATGTGTCTGCCCAGCTCAACGAATATTTCGGCGATAAGGTCTATAAAGCGGTTATCCCCCGCAACGTACGCCTGGCCGAGGCGCCCAGCTATGGGGTGCCGGCACTCAAATATGATCGTACCTCCAAAGGCGCGATTGCCTACCTGGCCCTGGCGGGCGAAATGGTCCGGCGTAACGGACAGCAACGCCCGACGCAACCGGTCGCCGTCTGA
- a CDS encoding efflux RND transporter permease subunit, with amino-acid sequence MVLSDISIKRPVFATVISLLILVFGLAALRGLPVREYPDIDPPEVSISTDYTGAAAEVVDTQITQVIEGAISGVEGIRSIESSTEQGESRTSIEFNTSRDIDVAANDVRDAVSRVIDQLPEEADPPVVRKADSDARPMMWVTLQSEVWDSAQLSDFAERVLVDRLSVLDGVADVQIGGERRYAIRVWLDQEKLASRNITVAEVEDALRANNVELPAGSIESRTRDFTVRAEGRLSTVEEFRNLVVRRDGNDLLRLGEVANVVMGVESDTSRLRANGRTAIGMGVIRQSKANTVAVSDRVRAEMAKIRETLPPEVTIQQSYDESIFIRASIKEVMVTLGIAIALVILVIFVFLRSWRATLIPAVTIPVAVIGAFIGLGTLGFSINVLTLLAIILAIGLVVDDAIVVLENIQRRIDEGEPPLLASYYGARQVAFAVIATTLTLVAVFVPISFMGGNIGRLFGEFGFTLASAVIVSSLVALTLTPMLCSKWLKHSPETVEGHRLWAASERVFGALNNGYEKLLRFSLRQPGLLLGLGLAGILMAAVIFPSLPQELAPTEDRGIIIMPTKAPRGSTVEYTDHHVKKIEERLLPYIEQGAADRLLAIVGFREEADNAFLIMGLTSWDDRDVKQQTISAELFPKLAEVPGVRSVAVNPPGLGQRGFNQPIEFVIGGPDYDTVQRWSEEILERAKENPNLLNLETDFELTRPELRVTLDRQRAADLDVTVEDVGLTLQTMLASRQVTTYLDRGREYDVILQAGDADRATPSDLSSIFLRPREGGELVPLGALVNLKEIGANPDLRRVDRLPAVVISGSLAPGYDLGTALEYMNQLSVDNLPPEARVSYKGLSREFEESSNAIYVTFILAFIIVFLVLAAQFESWIHPLIIMLSVPLAVTGALIALALSGISLNIYSQIGIIMLLGLMAKNGILIVEFANQLRDEGYSVHDAIVKGSILRFRPVLMTTISTVFGAVPLVIATGAGAESRAAIGVVVLGGLVFATTLTLFIIPVLYSLIARFAKSTNAVEKALDAQIRQNGSSGSLASEAQAPRNDQI; translated from the coding sequence ATGGTTTTGTCCGACATCTCCATCAAGCGGCCGGTTTTTGCGACGGTCATCAGCTTGCTGATTCTGGTGTTCGGCCTGGCGGCGCTACGTGGGCTGCCGGTGCGCGAATACCCCGATATAGACCCGCCTGAAGTGTCGATCTCCACGGACTACACCGGCGCCGCCGCCGAGGTGGTGGATACCCAAATTACCCAGGTAATCGAGGGGGCCATCAGTGGTGTCGAAGGTATTCGATCCATTGAGTCGAGCACCGAACAGGGCGAGTCCCGCACATCCATCGAATTCAATACCTCGCGTGATATCGACGTCGCTGCCAATGACGTGCGGGATGCGGTGTCGCGTGTCATCGATCAGCTTCCGGAAGAAGCGGATCCGCCTGTTGTGCGCAAGGCTGACTCCGACGCCCGCCCCATGATGTGGGTGACCTTGCAAAGTGAGGTTTGGGATAGCGCCCAACTCAGCGACTTTGCCGAGCGGGTGCTGGTAGATCGTCTCTCGGTGCTGGATGGCGTGGCCGATGTGCAGATTGGCGGCGAACGGCGTTATGCGATCCGCGTTTGGCTGGACCAGGAAAAACTGGCGTCGCGCAATATCACAGTGGCGGAGGTGGAAGACGCGCTGCGCGCCAATAACGTCGAATTGCCCGCGGGTTCTATCGAATCTCGCACCCGGGACTTCACGGTCCGCGCCGAAGGCCGGCTATCCACCGTCGAGGAGTTTCGCAACCTGGTGGTTCGGCGAGACGGCAATGACCTGCTGCGCCTGGGCGAAGTCGCTAATGTCGTGATGGGTGTGGAGTCCGATACCAGCCGCTTGCGGGCCAACGGCCGCACCGCAATCGGGATGGGCGTTATCCGTCAGTCCAAGGCCAATACGGTGGCGGTGTCCGACCGGGTGCGGGCCGAGATGGCGAAGATCCGCGAGACCCTGCCGCCGGAAGTCACTATCCAGCAGAGCTACGACGAATCCATCTTTATCCGCGCCTCGATCAAGGAAGTCATGGTGACGCTAGGAATCGCCATTGCCCTGGTTATTCTGGTGATCTTCGTGTTCCTGCGCTCTTGGCGGGCCACACTGATCCCGGCCGTGACCATTCCGGTGGCGGTCATTGGCGCTTTTATCGGTTTGGGCACGCTGGGTTTTTCCATCAACGTGCTGACCCTATTGGCGATCATCCTGGCGATCGGCCTGGTGGTGGACGATGCCATCGTGGTTTTGGAGAACATCCAGCGCCGCATCGATGAAGGCGAACCTCCCCTGCTCGCCTCGTATTATGGCGCCCGCCAGGTGGCCTTCGCGGTTATTGCCACCACGCTGACACTGGTAGCGGTGTTCGTGCCCATCTCGTTTATGGGTGGCAACATCGGGCGTCTGTTCGGCGAGTTCGGGTTCACCCTGGCCAGCGCGGTGATCGTTTCCAGCTTGGTGGCCCTAACCCTGACACCGATGCTTTGCTCCAAATGGCTCAAGCATAGCCCCGAGACGGTCGAGGGCCATCGCCTGTGGGCAGCATCGGAACGTGTCTTTGGCGCGCTCAATAACGGCTATGAAAAACTCCTGCGTTTCTCCCTGCGCCAGCCGGGTTTGTTGCTGGGCCTTGGGCTGGCGGGCATCCTCATGGCGGCGGTCATTTTCCCGTCCTTGCCTCAGGAGCTGGCGCCCACCGAAGACCGCGGCATCATCATCATGCCCACCAAGGCGCCACGGGGATCGACAGTGGAATACACCGACCACCACGTAAAGAAGATCGAAGAGCGGCTGCTCCCCTATATCGAACAGGGCGCGGCTGACCGTCTATTGGCCATTGTCGGCTTCCGGGAGGAAGCCGACAACGCGTTCCTGATCATGGGCCTGACGTCCTGGGACGACCGAGATGTCAAGCAGCAGACGATCAGCGCCGAGCTGTTCCCGAAGCTGGCGGAGGTGCCGGGCGTGCGCTCGGTGGCGGTGAATCCGCCGGGTCTGGGACAACGGGGTTTCAATCAGCCTATCGAGTTTGTGATCGGCGGGCCGGACTATGACACGGTCCAGCGTTGGAGTGAGGAAATCCTCGAGCGTGCGAAAGAGAATCCCAACCTGCTGAACCTGGAAACCGACTTCGAACTGACCCGCCCGGAACTGCGCGTTACCCTGGATCGCCAGCGCGCCGCGGACCTGGATGTGACGGTCGAAGATGTCGGTTTAACCCTGCAGACCATGCTCGCATCGCGGCAAGTGACCACCTACCTCGATCGCGGGCGGGAATACGACGTCATCCTGCAAGCGGGCGATGCGGACCGGGCCACGCCGTCGGATCTCAGCAGTATCTTCCTGCGTCCCCGTGAAGGCGGCGAACTGGTGCCTTTGGGGGCGTTGGTGAACCTGAAGGAAATCGGTGCGAACCCGGACCTGCGCCGCGTCGACCGGCTGCCGGCGGTGGTGATCAGCGGCTCGCTGGCGCCGGGCTACGATTTGGGGACCGCGCTGGAATACATGAATCAACTGTCTGTCGATAACTTGCCACCCGAGGCGAGGGTCAGTTACAAAGGTCTGAGCCGCGAATTCGAGGAGTCGTCCAACGCGATCTATGTGACCTTCATCCTGGCTTTCATCATCGTGTTCCTGGTGCTGGCGGCCCAGTTCGAGAGCTGGATCCACCCGCTGATCATTATGCTGTCGGTGCCGCTGGCGGTCACCGGGGCACTGATCGCCTTGGCGCTCTCGGGCATCAGTCTCAATATCTACAGTCAGATCGGGATCATCATGTTGCTGGGGCTGATGGCGAAGAACGGTATTTTGATCGTGGAGTTCGCCAATCAGCTGCGGGACGAGGGCTACAGTGTCCACGATGCTATCGTGAAGGGATCGATATTGCGTTTCCGGCCAGTGTTGATGACCACCATTTCGACCGTTTTCGGCGCAGTTCCCCTGGTTATCGCTACCGGCGCCGGCGCTGAAAGCCGTGCCGCGATTGGTGTAGTGGTGCTCGGCGGGTTGGTCTTTGCCACGACGCTGACCCTGTTCATTATACCGGTGCTCTATAGCCTGATCGCCCGGTTTGCCAAGTCCACCAACGCGGTGGAAAAGGCGCTGGATGCGCAGATTCGCCAGAATGGCAGCTCAGGGTCTCTGGCTTCGGAGGCTCAGGCGCCTCGGAACGATCAGATTTAG
- the mnmG gene encoding tRNA uridine-5-carboxymethylaminomethyl(34) synthesis enzyme MnmG, whose amino-acid sequence MEFPDRFDVIVIGGGHAGTEAALAAARMGSRTLLLTHNIETLGQMSCNPAIGGIGKSHLVKEIDALGGAMAMATDQAGIQFRVLNSRKGPAVRATRAQADRVLYKAAIRHILENQPNLTIFQQAADDLIVEGEQVRGVVTQTGIRFNAETVVLTTGTFLGGVIHMGLKNHAGGRAGDPPAIALAQRLRELPFNVGRLKTGTPPRIDSRSVDFSVMQEQWGDDPTPVMSFLGSREQHPEQVCCYVTRTTEETHDIIRSGFDRSPMFAGDIEGVGPRYCPSIEDKVSRFADKDSHQIFVEPEGLTTKELYPNGISTSLPFDIQLKAVRSIPGFENAHITRPGYAIEYDYLNPQDLRHTLETKFIAGLYFAGQINGTTGYEEAGAQGLLAGINAALRAQEKDSWYPRRDEAYLGVLVDDLITMGTSEPYRMFTSRAEYRLILREDNADLRLTETGYKLGLVDERRWQQFNTKRDAIAVERQRLDKTHVHPNTPEAERASQHLQKPLQKEHTLADLLRRPEISYAHIADITGEHAGEIVSTQVEIEVKYEGYISRQEAEIERLRRNENLPLPVDLDYDTVGGLSNEIKQKLKDVRPETVAQASRIQGVTPAAISQLLVHLKKRDLLRKQSA is encoded by the coding sequence GTGGAATTCCCGGATCGTTTCGATGTCATCGTAATCGGCGGCGGCCATGCCGGTACCGAAGCTGCCCTGGCGGCGGCGCGCATGGGTTCCCGTACGCTGTTGCTGACTCACAATATTGAAACCCTGGGCCAGATGTCCTGCAATCCGGCCATCGGCGGTATCGGTAAGAGCCACCTGGTCAAGGAAATCGATGCTCTGGGCGGCGCCATGGCGATGGCCACCGACCAGGCCGGCATCCAGTTCCGGGTGCTCAACTCGCGCAAGGGACCCGCAGTGCGGGCAACCCGCGCCCAGGCCGACCGCGTGCTGTATAAAGCGGCGATCCGCCACATTCTGGAAAACCAGCCTAACCTGACCATTTTCCAGCAGGCGGCGGACGATTTAATCGTCGAAGGCGAACAGGTCCGCGGTGTCGTGACTCAGACCGGTATCCGCTTCAACGCCGAAACCGTGGTGCTGACGACCGGCACGTTCCTGGGTGGCGTTATCCACATGGGGCTCAAGAACCATGCCGGTGGCCGGGCGGGCGATCCCCCCGCGATTGCGCTGGCCCAGCGTCTGCGCGAACTCCCGTTCAACGTGGGTCGCCTGAAAACCGGCACGCCCCCACGCATCGACAGCCGTTCGGTGGATTTTTCCGTTATGCAGGAGCAATGGGGCGACGACCCGACGCCGGTGATGTCGTTCCTGGGTTCTCGCGAGCAGCACCCGGAACAGGTGTGCTGTTACGTCACCCGCACCACCGAGGAAACCCACGACATCATCCGCAGCGGTTTTGATCGCTCGCCGATGTTTGCCGGCGATATCGAGGGTGTCGGCCCGCGTTACTGCCCGTCCATCGAGGACAAGGTGAGTCGATTTGCCGATAAAGACTCCCACCAGATTTTTGTCGAGCCGGAAGGTCTGACGACCAAAGAGCTGTATCCCAACGGCATCTCAACCAGTTTGCCGTTCGATATCCAGCTCAAGGCGGTGCGTTCGATTCCGGGCTTCGAGAATGCCCACATCACACGACCGGGTTATGCCATCGAGTATGACTACCTGAACCCGCAGGACCTGCGCCACACGCTGGAAACCAAGTTCATCGCCGGCCTGTACTTCGCCGGGCAGATCAACGGCACCACCGGCTATGAAGAAGCCGGCGCCCAGGGCCTGCTGGCGGGTATCAACGCCGCGCTGCGGGCCCAGGAGAAAGACAGCTGGTACCCGCGCCGGGACGAAGCCTATCTGGGTGTGTTGGTAGACGATTTGATCACCATGGGGACGTCCGAACCCTATCGGATGTTCACCAGCCGTGCCGAGTATCGTTTGATCCTGCGCGAGGACAACGCCGATCTTCGCCTGACCGAGACCGGCTACAAACTGGGGCTGGTGGACGAGCGTCGCTGGCAGCAGTTCAACACCAAGCGTGACGCCATCGCCGTCGAGCGCCAGCGCCTGGACAAGACTCACGTGCATCCGAATACGCCGGAAGCCGAGCGCGCCAGCCAGCACCTGCAAAAGCCTCTGCAGAAAGAGCATACCCTGGCGGATCTGCTGCGCCGCCCGGAGATCAGCTACGCCCATATCGCCGATATCACCGGCGAGCATGCGGGCGAGATCGTATCTACCCAGGTGGAGATCGAGGTGAAGTACGAAGGCTACATCTCGCGTCAGGAAGCCGAGATCGAGCGCCTGCGCCGCAACGAAAATCTGCCGCTACCGGTGGATCTGGACTATGACACGGTGGGCGGTCTGTCCAACGAGATCAAGCAGAAGCTCAAGGATGTGCGTCCGGAAACCGTGGCTCAGGCATCGCGGATCCAGGGCGTGACACCGGCGGCGATCTCGCAACTGCTGGTGCACCTGAAAAAACGGGACCTGTTGCGCAAGCAGTCTGCATGA
- a CDS encoding efflux RND transporter periplasmic adaptor subunit: MGRQILIAFIVLVLAAGGAGFLWMQQQAGTTAEQRQRPPANVNIVYPRMAEVRDRVEAVGTLQAREDVMITAEVSGRIVELNFDEGQPVDKGQLLVQLDARQARADLQVAEAQLQDARTKYDRASRLQSNNSISQSQVDELRTAVNVAQAQKIAAETRLDNHRIEAPFAGVVGLRDVSVGTYLNIGDSVTTLDAVDRMELTFSVPERYLGQITRGQVLRSSTAAFPGEAFGGELSELGTRLNPLSRSLPVKAVIDNPGKKLRPGLFMAVSLTLQSRRALVIPEQAVLTRGDNQYVFIAVDGEARRQTLALGTREPGKVEVVSGLAPDDAVIITGQDRLSTGDAVSVLEGDNALIGGDWPNRREG; the protein is encoded by the coding sequence ATGGGCAGGCAGATCCTGATTGCCTTTATCGTGCTTGTACTGGCAGCAGGCGGCGCCGGTTTTCTGTGGATGCAGCAGCAGGCTGGCACCACCGCGGAGCAGCGACAGCGTCCGCCGGCCAACGTCAACATCGTCTACCCGCGGATGGCGGAAGTCCGGGATAGGGTGGAAGCGGTGGGCACGCTCCAGGCCCGGGAAGACGTTATGATTACCGCCGAGGTGAGCGGCCGGATCGTCGAACTCAACTTCGACGAGGGCCAGCCGGTGGACAAGGGCCAGCTACTGGTCCAGCTCGACGCCCGTCAGGCGCGTGCGGATCTCCAGGTCGCCGAAGCCCAATTGCAGGATGCCCGCACCAAATACGACCGGGCTTCGCGCCTGCAGTCCAACAACAGTATTTCCCAGTCTCAGGTGGATGAATTGCGCACAGCCGTTAACGTGGCCCAGGCGCAAAAGATTGCCGCTGAAACCCGCCTGGACAACCATCGGATCGAAGCGCCTTTTGCCGGCGTGGTGGGTCTGCGGGACGTCAGTGTCGGCACCTACCTGAATATCGGTGACAGCGTCACCACGCTGGATGCCGTTGATCGAATGGAATTGACGTTCTCGGTGCCCGAGCGTTACCTGGGTCAGATCACCCGGGGCCAGGTTCTGCGGTCCAGCACCGCGGCCTTTCCTGGCGAAGCGTTCGGCGGTGAACTCTCGGAACTGGGGACGCGGCTTAATCCGCTTAGTCGCTCGCTACCGGTGAAAGCCGTGATCGACAACCCCGGCAAGAAGCTGCGGCCAGGCCTGTTCATGGCGGTTTCGCTGACGCTGCAGAGCCGCCGGGCGCTGGTGATTCCCGAGCAGGCGGTGCTTACCCGTGGCGACAACCAGTATGTGTTTATTGCCGTGGACGGTGAGGCGCGTCGCCAGACGCTGGCGTTAGGTACCCGTGAGCCAGGCAAGGTGGAAGTGGTTAGTGGCCTGGCTCCGGACGACGCAGTGATTATTACCGGACAGGACCGGCTTAGCACCGGCGACGCGGTCAGTGTGCTGGAAGGCGACAACGCCTTGATCGGTGGCGACTGGCCGAACCGGCGCGAGGGTTAA
- a CDS encoding ParB/RepB/Spo0J family partition protein: MAAKKRGLGERGLGALLAGSKVNLDRDVSEHDGELREIPVDLIQRSRYQPRRDMDQTALQELADSIRQQGVMQPVVLRPLPEGRFELIAGERRWRATQLAELDRIPAIIRDVPDEAAIAMALIENIQRENLNPIEEAFALQRLQDEFGLTQGQVAEAVGKSRTTITNLLRLIGLAEDVRTMLEHGDLEMGHGRAMLTLPPEQQAQVARQVVSKSLSVRQTEALVRRIQQENPSSKKSRKGEVDPNIRALQNDLAERLGARVQIDHGQRGKGKLVIEYTSLDELDGILGHIK, from the coding sequence ATGGCGGCGAAAAAACGAGGATTGGGCGAGCGCGGATTAGGCGCATTGCTGGCGGGCTCCAAGGTCAACCTGGACCGGGATGTTAGCGAGCACGACGGCGAATTGCGGGAGATTCCGGTCGACCTGATTCAGCGCAGCCGCTACCAGCCGCGCCGGGACATGGATCAGACGGCCTTGCAGGAACTGGCCGACTCCATCCGTCAGCAGGGCGTGATGCAGCCCGTTGTGTTGCGTCCGTTGCCGGAAGGCCGCTTCGAGCTGATCGCGGGCGAACGTCGCTGGCGGGCTACTCAGTTGGCTGAATTGGATCGTATCCCTGCGATCATCCGCGATGTGCCGGACGAAGCAGCCATCGCCATGGCGCTGATCGAGAACATTCAGCGCGAAAACCTCAATCCCATCGAAGAAGCGTTTGCCTTACAGCGCTTGCAGGACGAGTTCGGCCTGACTCAGGGCCAGGTCGCCGAAGCGGTGGGCAAGTCCCGCACGACCATCACCAATCTATTGCGATTGATCGGCCTGGCCGAAGATGTTCGAACCATGCTTGAGCACGGCGACCTGGAGATGGGGCACGGCCGGGCCATGCTGACCCTGCCGCCGGAGCAGCAGGCGCAAGTGGCACGCCAGGTCGTGTCCAAGTCACTGTCGGTACGCCAGACCGAAGCGCTGGTGCGTCGTATCCAGCAGGAAAATCCGTCGTCGAAGAAGTCGCGCAAAGGCGAAGTCGATCCCAATATCCGAGCATTACAGAACGATTTGGCAGAGCGCTTGGGTGCCCGGGTACAGATCGACCACGGCCAACGCGGCAAGGGTAAACTGGTGATCGAGTACACTTCGCTGGACGAACTGGATGGCATTCTCGGCCATATCAAATAA